A genome region from Nitrosopumilus oxyclinae includes the following:
- a CDS encoding peptidylprolyl isomerase, translating into MATVNIETNLGKISFKLLPELAPETVRNFEKLAKDGFYDGTLFHRVIPGFMIQGGDPNTKTDNKGSWGMGGPGYNIKAEFSSRSHLRGIVSMARSQDPNSAGSQFFIVTSDSAFLDREYTVFGEVTEGMDVADKIVNLDRDGNDCPLEKTSMIHVTVE; encoded by the coding sequence ATGGCCACAGTGAATATTGAAACTAATTTAGGAAAGATTTCATTTAAACTATTACCTGAACTAGCTCCAGAAACTGTAAGAAATTTTGAAAAATTAGCTAAAGACGGATTTTATGATGGAACTCTTTTTCACAGAGTCATCCCAGGATTTATGATTCAAGGGGGCGATCCTAATACAAAAACAGATAACAAAGGTTCATGGGGAATGGGAGGACCAGGTTACAATATCAAGGCTGAATTTAGTTCAAGATCTCATTTACGAGGCATAGTTTCCATGGCTAGATCGCAAGATCCAAACAGTGCAGGTTCACAATTCTTCATCGTTACCTCTGATAGTGCATTTTTAGATAGAGAATATACTGTGTTTGGGGAAGTAACTGAAGGAATGGATGTTGCAGACAAAATTGTAAATCTTGATAGAGATGGAAATGATTGTCCACTAGAAAAAACATCAATGATTCATGTTACAGTGGAATAA